The Bacteroidales bacterium genome has a segment encoding these proteins:
- the frr gene encoding ribosome recycling factor, translating into MNEESQFVLDEAIEGMENTIVHLERDFHKIRAGKASPDMLEDVRFDYYGALTPLNQAANINTPDSRLIVVQPFDKNMLSVMEKAIMAANLGFNPQNNGEVLRIQVPPITEQRRRDLVKQAKNEAENAKVAIRNIRRSANDDAKQLKKDGLPEDEAKKLEDDIQKLTDKYVKKVDDLFEAKEKDLMAV; encoded by the coding sequence ATGAACGAAGAAAGTCAATTTGTGCTGGACGAGGCCATAGAGGGAATGGAAAATACCATTGTACACCTCGAGCGTGATTTTCATAAAATCAGAGCAGGTAAAGCCAGTCCCGATATGCTCGAAGATGTCCGATTCGATTATTACGGAGCACTGACACCACTGAACCAGGCTGCGAATATCAATACGCCCGACAGCAGGTTAATCGTCGTACAGCCATTTGATAAAAACATGCTATCAGTAATGGAAAAAGCCATCATGGCAGCCAATCTAGGGTTCAATCCTCAAAACAATGGTGAAGTGTTGCGCATCCAGGTACCACCAATCACCGAGCAGCGCAGGCGCGACCTGGTTAAACAAGCTAAAAATGAAGCCGAAAACGCTAAAGTTGCCATCCGTAACATCCGCCGCAGCGCCAACGACGATGCCAAACAGCTGAAAAAAGACGGTTTGCCCGAAGATGAAGCAAAAAAACTCGAAGATGATATCCAGAAACTGACAGACAAATACGTGAAAAAAGTGGACGATCTCTTCGAAGCCAAAGAAAAAGACCTGATGGCTGTTTAA
- a CDS encoding UMP kinase: MKYKRILLKLSGEALMGDQQYGIDPVRLSDYAVEVKAAVDHGAQIAIVIGGGNIFRGMQGVAKGVDRVQGDYMGMLATVINSLALQGTLEAMGVPTKLLGGLAIEPIVEETSGQRVANYLKEGKVVLISGGTGNPFFTTDTASALRAIEMHADAILKGTRVDGIYSADPEKDPTATKYDKLTFDEAIVKKLKVMDLTAFTLCQENNMPIHVFDMNQKGNLIKVLEEGNIGTRVSKE; the protein is encoded by the coding sequence ATGAAATACAAAAGAATACTCCTAAAACTCAGTGGTGAAGCCCTGATGGGTGATCAGCAATATGGCATAGATCCTGTCCGGTTGTCTGACTATGCTGTAGAGGTAAAAGCTGCAGTTGATCACGGAGCCCAAATTGCCATTGTAATTGGCGGAGGTAACATTTTCCGCGGGATGCAGGGTGTGGCCAAAGGTGTTGACCGGGTACAGGGCGATTACATGGGGATGCTTGCCACAGTGATCAACAGCCTGGCCCTTCAGGGTACGCTCGAAGCCATGGGTGTGCCGACAAAACTACTAGGTGGCCTCGCCATCGAGCCTATCGTTGAAGAAACAAGCGGCCAGCGAGTGGCCAATTACCTGAAAGAGGGAAAAGTGGTTTTAATCAGCGGTGGTACCGGAAATCCTTTTTTTACGACCGACACTGCATCTGCACTTAGAGCCATTGAGATGCATGCTGATGCTATACTCAAGGGGACGCGCGTTGACGGAATTTATAGTGCTGACCCTGAAAAAGATCCAACCGCCACTAAGTATGACAAACTTACTTTTGATGAAGCCATTGTGAAAAAGCTGAAAGTGATGGACCTGACGGCATTTACCCTTTGCCAGGAAAACAACATGCCCATTCATGTTTTTGATATGAATCAGAAGGGAAACCTGATAAAAGTGCTCGAAGAAGGAAATATCGGAACAAGGGTCAGTAAAGAATAA